A window of the Pseudomonas gozinkensis genome harbors these coding sequences:
- a CDS encoding OprD family porin, with protein MRVMKWSMIALAVAAAASTQMATAAPFVSDQAEAKGFVEDAKADLLIRNYYFNRDNKDRARDVKDWTQGIWGNFSSGYTQGTVGVGVDAFGYLAIKLDGGAGTSGSGNMSRSNTFNANGSRDPDDSQGKAGAAIKFRVSKTELKVGDMQPSTAPVFAVGGSRILPQTASGFQLQSSEIKDLDLEAGHFYSATSQDRNAREGGLYATYAGVEAKTIDYFGGKYGITENLSASLYGAKLEDIWNQYYANVNLTTPFGGDTSLNTDFNIYRTTDTGSAKAGDISNTAFSLATALSFLKAHTITLAFQKVNGDTPFDYIGVGKNNRGGDSIFLANSIQYSDFNAPGEKSAQIRYDIKMAEYGVPGLSFMTRYVKGWDIDGTHTPAGSAYTGLYGEDGKHNETNFEAKYVVQSGPAKDLSFRIRQAWHFANADEGEGDTKEFRLIVDYPLSLL; from the coding sequence ATGCGCGTGATGAAGTGGAGCATGATCGCACTGGCAGTTGCAGCAGCAGCCAGTACTCAGATGGCTACGGCCGCACCGTTCGTAAGTGACCAGGCAGAAGCCAAAGGCTTCGTTGAAGACGCGAAAGCTGATTTGCTGATTCGCAACTATTACTTCAACCGTGACAACAAAGACCGTGCCCGTGACGTGAAAGACTGGACCCAGGGTATCTGGGGCAACTTCAGCTCCGGTTACACCCAAGGTACTGTTGGTGTCGGCGTTGATGCATTCGGTTACCTGGCCATCAAACTGGACGGCGGTGCCGGCACCAGCGGTTCGGGCAACATGAGCCGCAGCAACACCTTCAATGCAAACGGTTCCCGCGATCCTGACGACAGCCAAGGCAAAGCCGGCGCAGCCATCAAGTTCCGCGTATCGAAAACCGAGCTGAAAGTCGGTGACATGCAGCCTAGCACCGCTCCGGTGTTCGCTGTTGGCGGCTCCCGTATCCTTCCGCAAACTGCCAGCGGTTTCCAACTGCAGAGCAGCGAGATCAAAGACCTTGACCTCGAAGCCGGTCACTTCTACTCGGCTACCAGCCAGGACCGCAACGCCCGTGAAGGCGGCCTGTACGCGACCTACGCTGGCGTTGAAGCCAAAACCATCGACTACTTCGGTGGCAAGTACGGCATCACCGAAAACCTGAGCGCATCGCTCTACGGCGCCAAACTGGAAGACATCTGGAACCAGTACTACGCCAACGTGAACCTCACCACTCCATTTGGTGGTGACACTTCGCTGAACACCGACTTCAACATCTATCGCACCACCGATACCGGTAGCGCGAAAGCCGGTGACATCAGCAACACCGCGTTCTCCCTGGCTACCGCTCTCTCGTTCCTGAAAGCGCACACCATCACCCTGGCCTTCCAGAAGGTCAACGGTGACACTCCGTTCGACTACATCGGCGTGGGCAAGAACAACCGTGGCGGCGACTCGATCTTCCTCGCCAACTCCATCCAGTACTCTGACTTCAACGCCCCGGGCGAGAAGTCTGCCCAGATCCGTTACGACATCAAGATGGCCGAGTACGGCGTTCCAGGTCTGAGCTTCATGACCCGTTACGTAAAAGGTTGGGACATCGACGGTACCCACACTCCGGCAGGCAGCGCCTACACCGGTCTGTACGGCGAAGATGGCAAACACAACGAAACCAACTTTGAAGCCAAGTACGTTGTTCAGTCTGGCCCAGCCAAAGATCTTTCGTTCCGTATTCGTCAGGCATGGCACTTCGCTAACGCCGACGAAGGTGAAGGCGATACCAAAGAGTTCCGTCTGATCGTCGACTACCCGCTGTCGCTTTTGTAA
- a CDS encoding mechanosensitive ion channel family protein → MDLNAEVDNLVKASQAWIPMIMEYGSRVLLAVITLAIGWWLINKVTQKLGGLLALRNADLALQGFISSLANIILKVLLIVSVASMIGVETTSFVAAIGAAGLAIGLALQGSLANFAGGVLILLFRPFRIGDWIEAQGVAGTVDSIQIFHTVLRTGDNKTIIVPNGNLSNGIITNTNRQPTRKVVFDVGVDYEADLQKARQVLLDLAKDDRVLQDPAPQAVISTLGDSSITVSLRVWVKTADYWDVMFMFNEQSRDRLKTAGIDIPFPQRVIRVVQESAV, encoded by the coding sequence ATGGATTTGAATGCTGAGGTAGACAACCTGGTCAAGGCATCCCAGGCGTGGATTCCGATGATCATGGAATACGGCAGCCGCGTGTTGCTGGCGGTGATTACCCTGGCCATCGGCTGGTGGCTGATCAACAAGGTCACGCAAAAGCTCGGCGGCCTGCTGGCCCTGCGCAATGCCGACCTGGCGCTGCAAGGTTTCATCAGCAGCCTGGCCAACATCATTCTCAAGGTGCTGCTGATCGTCAGCGTGGCGTCGATGATTGGCGTCGAGACCACTTCGTTCGTGGCGGCGATCGGTGCGGCCGGCCTGGCTATCGGTCTGGCGTTGCAGGGCAGTCTGGCGAACTTCGCCGGCGGCGTGCTGATTCTGCTGTTCCGTCCGTTCCGCATCGGTGACTGGATCGAAGCCCAGGGTGTGGCGGGTACCGTCGACAGCATCCAGATTTTCCACACCGTGCTGCGTACCGGCGACAACAAGACCATCATCGTCCCGAACGGCAACCTGTCGAACGGCATCATTACCAACACCAACCGTCAGCCAACCCGCAAGGTTGTGTTTGATGTGGGTGTGGATTACGAAGCCGATCTGCAAAAGGCCCGACAGGTGCTGCTGGATCTGGCCAAGGATGATCGCGTTTTGCAGGATCCGGCACCTCAGGCCGTTATTTCGACACTGGGTGACAGTTCGATCACTGTTTCCCTGCGTGTGTGGGTTAAAACTGCGGATTACTGGGATGTGATGTTCATGTTTAACGAACAGTCCCGTGATCGTTTAAAAACTGCCGGAATTGATATCCCGTTTCCGCAACGAGTGATTCGTGTGGTTCAGGAATCGGCAGTGTAA
- a CDS encoding YajQ family cyclic di-GMP-binding protein gives MPSFDVVSELDKHELTNAVENAVKELDRRYDLKGKGSFEFKEKDLTVHLTAEADFQLEAMIEILKLALVKRKIDVQCLEVKDSFASGKLMKQDAVLKEGIDKELAKKIVGHIKEAKLKVQAAIQGEQVRVTGKKRDDLQEAIAALRAKEFGMPLQFNNFRD, from the coding sequence ATGCCGTCGTTCGACGTGGTATCCGAACTGGACAAACACGAACTCACCAACGCGGTCGAGAACGCCGTGAAGGAACTCGATCGTCGTTATGACCTGAAAGGCAAGGGCAGCTTTGAATTCAAGGAAAAGGACCTGACCGTCCACCTGACCGCTGAAGCCGATTTCCAGCTGGAAGCGATGATCGAGATCCTCAAGCTGGCCCTGGTCAAGCGCAAGATCGATGTGCAGTGCCTTGAAGTCAAAGACTCCTTCGCTTCGGGCAAGCTGATGAAACAGGACGCCGTCCTCAAGGAAGGCATCGACAAGGAGCTGGCGAAGAAAATCGTCGGCCACATCAAGGAAGCCAAGCTCAAGGTGCAGGCCGCCATTCAGGGCGAGCAGGTGCGTGTGACCGGCAAGAAGCGTGACGACCTGCAGGAAGCCATCGCGGCCCTGCGTGCCAAGGAATTCGGCATGCCACTGCAGTTCAACAACTTCCGCGACTAA